One segment of Anastrepha obliqua isolate idAnaObli1 chromosome 3, idAnaObli1_1.0, whole genome shotgun sequence DNA contains the following:
- the LOC129242181 gene encoding uncharacterized protein LOC129242181 — translation MDCVDEITNAWNIDVKLETISNCFRKAGFGQYSEWEKEDDIPVVFISERIKERSKEEIQMQNEYETWQNIKGTEGATFNDFMQVDDDIVTSEFPTDEDIVELLRSKSEFEHDSESDIKDDLQDDMLQPVSNELVANSFKILRSYLKTNEHTTDSLYNGLNNIEAFLEDHNKKSSRQSQITDFFTLNE, via the coding sequence ATGGACTGTGTTGATGAAATAACTAATGCATGGAATATCGATGTTAAGCTTGAAACCATCTCTAATTGTTTTAGAAAAGCCGGCTTCGGTCAATATTCTGAATGGGAGAAAGAAGATGACATTCCTGTGGTTTTCATAAGCGAACGCATAAAAGAAAGGAGTAAGGAAGAAATTCAAATGCAGAATGAATATGAAACttggcaaaatataaaaggtacAGAAGGTGCCACCTTTAATGATTTTATGCAAGTGGATGACGATATTGTTACTTCAGAGTTTCCCACAGATGAAGATATTGTGGAGCTATTGAGATCTAAATCCGAATTTGAGCATGATAGCGAGAGTGATATAAAAGATGATTTGCAAGATGATATGCTGCAACCAGTTTCAAACGAGCTAGTTGCAAATTCGTTCAAGATTTTGCGGtcatatttaaaaaccaatgaacATACAACCGATTCTCTGTACAATggtttaaataatattgaagcTTTTCTTGaagatcataataaaaaatcctCTCGTCAATCCCAAATAACtgacttttttactttaaacgaATGA